A genomic region of Peromyscus eremicus chromosome 19, PerEre_H2_v1, whole genome shotgun sequence contains the following coding sequences:
- the Pcdhac1 gene encoding protocadherin alpha-C1 → MVGWGMAVLCWWVSCGAATAGQLEYSVLEETEPGVVVGNIASDLKLSAASLSLRNFRLLSSYSEPYFGVDLGSGSLVVREPADRERLCGAKAACILTYELMFDDPLELHKMRVHLLDTNDNSPLFPAGDMHLHIPEFLAPGARFTLPNAQDADEGSNGLVSYSLSSSQHFRLDMGSRADGSKYPELVLEKVLDREQRDTHLLVLTAQDGGLPAHSGDAQVTITVVDTNDNVPVFEHSVYSTKVPETAPNGTVLFHVQASDPDEGSNGDLWYSLSNSTPAELRHLFHIHPKSGEVQVAASLGPPERLLEAYVEARDKGAFSLASTTKLLVEVTDVNDHAPQIDFMTFSSPVPEDAAPGTVIALLSVKDEDLGSNGEVTCGLSSKGPFRLKASFDSYYRLLTDGPLDREQASEYQVLITASDGGSPPLSTRRTLTVSVADVNDNTPSFPQSQQELFVAENNNPGVSLGRVFAQDPDLGENGLVFYELLDVISEGMPLSSSLVAVEPTSGVITARTSFDFEQLRGLHFQVEGRDGGSPPRSATVTVNLFVVDRNDNAPAILFPLPRNGSIPVEKVPRSARAGHLVTKVVAEDADSGSNAWLSYHISQASDSSLFRISVTMGELRTARLVFPTDAVKQRVVVVVQDHGDPPLSSSVTLGVLLSTSVPQVFPDFEDIWEPRVQFSARNLYLVIALVCISFLFLGCLLFFVCIRLSQSPDCWSHNCCHSPENTKRERTVASSPWVTSATIDVTTIERLSQTYLYQTSLGLGSGSNNLLLHGKYNAADLRNLATGVGLDLPISCAQIRNRKDHTNLSAMVSTFYGV, encoded by the coding sequence ATGGTGGGTTGGGGTATGGCAGTTCTGTGTTGGTGGGTCTCTTGTGGTGCTGCTACAGCGGGACAGCTGGAGTACTCAGTGTTGGAGGAGACGGAACCCGGAGTCGTGGTAGGCAATATAGCCTCGGACTTGAAGCTGTCAGCAGCTTCTCTGTCCTTGCGGAACTTTCGCTTGCTTTCCAGCTACAGCGAGCCTTACTTCGGGGTGGATCTGGGCAGCGGTAGCTTGGTGGTTCGAGAGCCAGCGGACCGTGAGCGGCTATGCGGGGCCAAAGCTGCTTGCATCTTGACATACGAGCTAATGTTCGATGACCCTCTGGAGCTGCATAAGATGCGTGTTCACCTCCTGGACACCAATGACAACTCACCCCTCTTTCCTGCTGGAGACATGCACTTGCACATCCCGGAGTTCCTGGCACCAGGAGCTCGGTTCACTCTCCCGAATGCCCAAGATGCTGATGAGGGAAGCAACGGGCTGGTAAGTTACAGCCTAAGCTCTAGCCAGCACTTTCGTCTGGACATGGGGTCTCGGGCCGATGGCAGCAAATACCCGGAGCTGGTGCTGGAGAAAGTGCTGGATCGAGAGCAGCGGGACACCCACCTGCTGGTGCTCACTGCTCAGGATGGTGGCCTGCCTGCACACTCTGGAGATGCTCAAGTCACCATCACTGTGGTGGATACCAACGACAATGTGCCTGTATTTGAGCACTCCGTATACAGTACCAAGGTTCCAGAGACTGCACCCAATGGGACTGTGTTATTCCACGTTCAAGCCTCGGATCCGGATGAAGGATCCAATGGGGACCTCTGGTACTCCTTAAGCAATAGCACACCAGCAGAGCTGAGGCACCTCTTTCACATACATCCTAAAAGTGGGGAGGTTCAAGTAGCTGCTTCGCTAGGTCCACCGGAAAGGTTGTTGGAAGCATATGTTGAAGCAAGGGACAAGGGTGCTTTTAGTCTAGCTAGCACCACTAAACTGCTTGTAGAGGTGACTGACGTGAATGATCATGCCCCCCAGATAGACTTCATGACTTTCTCCAGCCCAGTACCCGAGGATGCAGCTCCTGGCACAGTAATTGCTCTCCTTAGTGTAAAggatgaggacctgggttccaatGGTGAGGTCACGTGTGGCCTGTCCAGCAAAGGCCCCTTTCGGTTGAAGGCTTCCTTTGACAGCTACTACAGATTGCTGACTGATGGGCCCCTGGATCGGGAGCAAGCAAGTGAATACCAGGTCCTAATCACTGCTTCAGATGGTGGCTCGCCCCCGCTGAGCACCCGAAGGACACTCACTGTGTCAGTTGCTGATGTGAACGACAACACACCAAGCTTTCCTCAGTCACAACAGGAACTTTTTGTGGCTGAAAACAATAACCCTGGAGTGTCATTAGGCCGTGTGTTTGCTCAGGACCCAGACCTGGGGGAGAATGGCCTTGTCTTTTATGAGCTGTTGGATGTCATTTCTGAAGGGATGCCACTTTCCTCAAGCTTGGTGGCAGTGGAACCAACTAGCGGTGTTATCACTGCCAGAACTTCCTTTGACTTTGAACAGCTCAGGGGGCTTCACTTCCAAGTGGAAGGCCGAGATGGCGGCTCTCCTCCCAGAAGTGCAACGGTGACCGTGAACTTGTTTGTGGTAGACAGGAATGACAATGCACCAGCCATCTTGTTTCCCTTGCCTAGAAATGGCTCTATCCCAGTGGAAAAGGTGCCCCGCTCTGCCCGAGCTGGACACCTGGTCACAAAAGTGGTAGCAGAGGATGCAGACAGTGGTTCCAATGCCTGGCTCTCCTACCACATTTCTCAGGCTTCCGACTCTAGTCTTTTCAGAATTTCAGTCACTATGGGAGAGCTTCGGACTGCACGTTTAGTTTTTCCCACTGATGCAGTCAAACAgagggtggtggtagtggttcaGGACCACGGAGACCCACCACTTTCCTCCTCTGTCACTCTGGGTGTGCTACTGAGCACCTCTGTCCCTCAGGTCTTTCCAGACTTTGAAGATATCTGGGAACCAAGAGTACAGTTTTCTGCCCGGAACTTGTATTTGGTGATAGCCCTGGTCtgcatttcctttttgtttctaggGTGCTTGCTTTTCTTTGTATGTATCAGGTTGAGCCAGAGCCCAGATTGTTGGTCTCATAACTGCTGTCATTCTCCAGAAAATACAAAACGCGAGAGGACAGTGGCTTCTAGTCCTTGGGTCACATCAGCCACAATAGATGTCACTACAATCGAGAGACTTTCTCAGACATATCTCTATCAAACCTCTCTGGGACTTGGTTCTGGTAGTAACAACTTGCTCTTGCATGGGAAATACAATGCTGCTGATCTGAGAAATCTGGCCACTGGTGTAGGACTGGATTTGCCAATATCCTGTGCTCAGATTCGGAATAGAAAAGATCATACAAATCTCAGTGCCATGGTAAGCACATTCTATGGTGTTTGA